The following are encoded together in the Eulemur rufifrons isolate Redbay chromosome 28, OSU_ERuf_1, whole genome shotgun sequence genome:
- the CYP2E1 gene encoding cytochrome P450 2E1 — MAVLGITVALLCWVAVLLLVSIWKQVHSSWNLPPGPFPLPIVGNLLQLELKNIPKSLNKMAERFGPVFTLYLGPRRVVVLHGYKAVREALLDYKSELSGRGDIVAFREHRNKGVIFNNGPTWKDTRRFSLTVLRDYGMGKQANEERIQREIHFLVEELRKTQGQPFDPTFLIGCAPFNVIADILFRKHFDYDDKKCLRLMRLFNENFYLLSTTWLEFYNNFSSFLHYLPGSHRKVLKNVSEIKEYVFARVKEHHQSLDPACPRDFTDCLLVEMEKRKHSAEPLYTLDNISVTVADMFFAGTETTSTTLRYGLLILMKYPEIEEKLHEEIDRVIGPSRVPATKDRLQMPYTDAVVHEIQRFISLVPSNLPHEATQDTNFRGYVIPKGTVVIPTLSSVLYDSQEFPDPEKFKPEHFLDEHGKFKYSDYFKPFSAGKRVCVGEGLARMELFLLLTAILQNFNLKSLVDPEDIDLSPVTIGFGSIPPRYKLCVTPRS, encoded by the exons ATGGCTGTCCTGGGCATCACGGTGGCCCTGCTGTGCTGGGTGGCTGTCCTCCTGCTGGTGTCCATCTGGAAGCAGGTCCACAGCAGCTGGAACCTGCCGCCGGGACCTTTCCCACTTCCCATCGTTGGGAATCTTCTCCAGTTGGAACTGAAGAACATTCCCAAGTCCTTGaacaag ATGGCAGAGCGCTTCGGGCCGGTGTTCACGCTGTACCTGGGCCCGCGGCGCGTCGTGGTGCTGCACGGCTACAAGGCGGTGCGGGAGGCGCTGCTGGACTACAAGAGCGAGCTCTCGGGCAGAGGCGACATCGTAGCGTTCCGGGAGCACCGCAACAAGG GTGTCATCTTCAATAACGGGCCCACCTGGAAGGATACCCGGCGGTTCTCCCTGACTGTCCTCCGGGACTACGGGATGGGGAAACAGGCCAACGAGGAGCGGATCCAGAGGGAGATCCACTTCCTGGTGGAGGAGCTCAGGAAGACCCAGG GCCAGCCCTTTGACCCCACTTTTCTCATCGGCTGTGCACCCTTCAACGTCATCGCTGACATCCTCTTCCGCAAGCACTTTGACTACGACGACAAGAAGTGTCTGAGGCTGATGCGTTTGTTTAATGAGAACTTCTACCTGCTAAGTACTACCTGGCTCGAG tTTTACAATAATTTTTCGAGCTTTCTACACTACCTGCCCGGAAGCCACAGAAAAGTGTTAAAAAACGTGTCTGAAATAAAAGAGTACGTGTTTGCCAGAGTGAAGGAGCACCACCAGTCCCTGGACCCCGCGTGCCCCCGGGACTTCACCGACTGCCTGCTCGTGGAAATGGAGAAG AGGAAGCACAGCGCGGAGCCTTTGTACACGCTGGACAACATCTCCGTGACCGTGGCCGACATGTTCTTCGCAGGGACAGAGACCACCAGCACCACCCTGAGATACGGGCTCCTGATTCTCATGAAGTACCCTGAGATCGAAG AGAAGCTTCATGAAGAAATTGACAGGGTGATCGGGCCGAGCCGCGTGCCCGCCACCAAGGACAGGCTGCAGATGCCCTACACGGACGCCGTGGTGCACGAGATTCAGCGGTTCATCAGCCTCGTGCCCTCCAACCTGCCCCACGAAGCCACCCAAGACACCAACTTCCGAGGATACGTCATCCCCAAG GGCACAGTCGTAATCCCCACTCTGAGCTCCGTTTTGTACGACAGCCAAGAATTCCCTGATCCAGAGAAGTTCAAGCCAGAGCACTTTCTGGATGAGCACGGGAAGTTCAAGTACAGCGACTATTTCAAGCCATTTTCTGCAG GAAAGCGGGTGTGTGTTGGAGAAGGCCTGGCTCGCATGGAGTTGTTTCTGCTCTTGACGGCCATTTTGCAGAATTTTAACCTGAAGTCTCTTGTGGACCCGGAGGATATCGACCTGAGCCCTGTGACAATTGGGTTTGGCAGCATCCCGCCACGCTACAAACTCTGTGTCACTCCCCGCTCGTGA